A segment of the Mycoplasmopsis pulmonis genome:
GTAGGTTCTTTTTCACTACTTGTATATCAATAATCATTTGTTCTATTGTAATGAGTAAATACATAATCTACTTTATAGTTACCACCATGAGAGCTAGATTTTAGTTCAAAATCTACACTTCTTTTTGCACCGTCATAACCAGATTCATAGTTACCTACTTTTGCAAAATTGCCAATTGTTATTTCTATACCTTTTTTGACATTACCTCTTTTAATTGTAAAATGTAAAGTTGCATTTCCATTATAGTCATCAAGTGTTCCAAATTTACTAAAACTTGCAACAACTTCATCTTTTAGAGAAATATTTTCTCAATTATATTTTCTAAAAGTAGGTATTTCAAAAGGATGTATACCTTGTCTTTGGCTAAAATAAGTGTTTATTAGATGATTTTCTAATTCTTTATAACTAGGATTATCTTTTACATATTGATTGACAATTTCTAGGTTAGTTTTAAAATTTCATTCAAGATTTTTAACTACAGCAACTTTATCGCCAATTTGTACTTTAATAGCAACGCTTCTTTTTTTATTTACTATATCTTCATTTGTTGATTCAAAAGAAATTTCATTTCAACATTGGTAAGTTGATTTTCATCTAGTGTTTCTTTAGTAAATGTAAAAATATCATTTGCCTTATCAGTGCTTTTTGGATTTAACTTTAAATCAAAATCATTTAGGCTTAAATTTGAGAAATTTGCTAAATTTTTTCTATCGTCTTTGATAGCAAAGAGATGTTTTTCTAAATATGCTTTTATTTTATTAAATTCTTCATCAGAAGTATTTGCAATTATGTTTGAATCAAAGGTGTTATTTTTAGTTGGTGTGTATGTAGAAAGACCAAATAAAATTTTCGAAATTTTTCATTTGGCCTTTTCTAAATCACCTAAACTAATGGTTTGTGTTTTTGATTTTGTAGTCACAAGATCAAAAGTTTTTTCTTCAGTGCTATTTTGATCATCCTTTTTAATACTTACTTTAGTTTTTATACCAGCTGGAATTTCTTCTTTAAAAGTTAAATTTAGATTCTTTCCATCACTTGAAACTGCCAAAAGTTCAACTTTAGATTCTCCTTGAACTTCCCACCATTTTTTATCACTTGGCTTATTTGGCATTTCCTCTTGCTTAGGAGGATTTGAAGGAGTATTTGACTCTGGTTTTCGAGTTTCATTGTTTTGAGTATTGTTTGAATTATTGTTCGAATTATTGTTTTGAGTATTATTTGAATTATTGTTTGGCGTATTATTTGGAGAATTGTTTGAATTATTGTTTTGAGTATTGTTTGAACTATTGTTTTGAGTATTATTCGAATTATTGTTTGGGGTATTATTTGTAGAATTGTTTGGAGTCTTTGGGGTATTGCTTGTACCACAAGAAACTAGAGCAGTTGGAGCTAAAATAATTGTTGAAAATATCAATGAAGATATAAATTTTTACTTTTTTTCATAACTTTTCTTAACTTTCCTTACATAAATAGTTTAAATAAATATATGTATGCACATATTCAATCATTTTAACAAAAAAACTCGAAAAATCTTCTTTTCATAAGCTTATAGGTTTAAAAACACCTTGAAAGTCTACTTAAAATATTATTTTTTCTAGTTTTTAAAAAACAAGAAAAGTAAAAAAACCTCAAAAAATCAGCTAAATTTACTAAAAAAGTCTTAAAAATTCAAATAAAAGTACTTTTTTATTATCTTTTTGGGTTTTTTAGTTTATTTTGATAAAAAACTAAAAGATGATCTAAAAAAGGTTTAAAGATTATTACTATTTTAGTTTTTTTAATAAATATTTTTTTAAAAGCAATCTTTTAAAATAAATAAAAGAGACATTATAAAAGCAGTTTTGTTTAAGTTTAAAGATCAAAAATCTTGAAGTTAAGTTAAAACAAAATTTATAGACCTTAGCTCAAAAAAACATCTTTTTTTATTAATATAATAGGAGTTATTTAAAACTTGATTTTGATTGATTTTTTAAGAAATAAAAAAGCCAATCTATAAATATTTATTTAAGATAAGTAAAAACTTATTTTTTGATTAAAAAGCCAGTTTTTATTTTGAAATTTTTGAGCTCTAATAAGCAAAATGATAAGTTTTTGCATATATATGTGTAAAAAATAAGCTATTTTAATTTTTTGTTATATACTTTAAAAAATATAAATGATCTATATTTTTTTTTTATGGATTTTTAATCCAAAATAATAAGCAATAATATCTTAATAATTATATTTATAAGGAGATAAGGAGAATAATGTCAATAAAAACTTATGACAAGGAAAACAGTGAAATTCACGTTAAAACTCCAGTAGAGAGCACTCTTTGAAAGCAAAGTCAAAAAAAAGCTTTTAATAAACTAAAGAGCAAAATTAATATTCCTGGATTTAGAAAAAACTCTTCAAGCCCACAATTTGATAAAATTGCAAGAGCTAAAATATCAAAAAATGATATTTGAGCAAAAGCCATTGATGAGACTTTAAATAGCACTTTTGAAATAGCTCGTAAAGAACTAGACAAAGAAGATTTAGAAAGAATCCTAGGAAGAGCTAATTATAGAGTAAGTAAAATTACTGAAGATGAAGCTGAAATTGAATTTTTCTGACCAGTAAGACCTGAAATTGAAGATTTTAAATACAAAAACTTAAATGTTAAGTTTAAAGAAGTAAAGGTTACCAAAAAAGATATTGACCAAAGAATTCAATCTTTAATGGAAATGGGTGCACCTATTGAAGAGTCTAATGAGCCAGCAGAGTTAGAAAATGAAATGGTTTTTGACTTTAAAGGTTTTATTGACGGTGAAGAATTTGAAGGTGGCTCAGCTGAAGAATTTAAATTAAAACTTGGATCTAAATCATTTATTCCTGGCTTTGAAGATCAATTAGTTGGTTTAAAAGCAGGAGATGAAAAAGAAATTAAAGTTACTTTTCCAGCTGATTACTATGTTGAAGAATATGCAGGTAAAGAAAGTGTTTTTAAAATTCTAGTTCATAAAGTTTTTAAACCTAAAGCCAAAGAAATCAATGATGAAACAATTAAAGAATTAGGCTTTAAAGGAGTTTCTAACTTAGAGCAATTAAAAGAATATCTAAGACCTTCAATTGAACATAAATTACTTGAAGATTCATTAACTGAATTTAAAAATGAAGCTTTTAATAAAATTAAAGAGCTTAATGATATCAAAATTCCAAGAGGACTTCTTTTAGAAGAAATGACTGCAATTAATGAAAAATTCAATGAAACTCTAAAAGCTCAAGGTCTAAAAAGACGTGA
Coding sequences within it:
- the tig gene encoding trigger factor codes for the protein MSIKTYDKENSEIHVKTPVESTLWKQSQKKAFNKLKSKINIPGFRKNSSSPQFDKIARAKISKNDIWAKAIDETLNSTFEIARKELDKEDLERILGRANYRVSKITEDEAEIEFFWPVRPEIEDFKYKNLNVKFKEVKVTKKDIDQRIQSLMEMGAPIEESNEPAELENEMVFDFKGFIDGEEFEGGSAEEFKLKLGSKSFIPGFEDQLVGLKAGDEKEIKVTFPADYYVEEYAGKESVFKILVHKVFKPKAKEINDETIKELGFKGVSNLEQLKEYLRPSIEHKLLEDSLTEFKNEAFNKIKELNDIKIPRGLLLEEMTAINEKFNETLKAQGLKRREYLEMTKLSEEKVAEQVKKEAITKINEYLIFEQIKKAENVTISDDIIEDHYNIMAKNYNIEVDKIKEFIPVDKLKEDPNLLNEQLFWNF